In Dyadobacter sp. NIV53, a single window of DNA contains:
- a CDS encoding SusD/RagB family nutrient-binding outer membrane lipoprotein: MKKIKLYILIMAAGLFFLPSCTDDFVEKNTDPNAITDVTPDLLLPGIIRTAVNQMVDQSWSIGNIVIQHTAKIQFVSEDRYTWGDRDGLWNNMYDNLRNVQLLIELSDQNNAKNYKGIALIMRAWMYSLLTDAYGDVPYTEATKGVTGIFQPKYETQEVIYAGILSDLKIANDLLGPGEVVVGDLIYNGDVAKWKKLANSLRLRYLLRISNVKDVKAEMQAILADATATPIFSEANKNADNGTLRYLTSAPNQFPLYTARSGSFDEFRLSKNLGDKLTALADPRITVFAQPTDASIAAGTPKYTGVPNGLNEVAALDYAGGPNNVSRAGALFYKGSITDRGLNVAKGYIMGYPELQFILAEAVKKGLITSAKTAQWYYEEGVKSAFIYSDVTIPANYLTSAGVAYNEANALTLIGTQKWISLFFTGLEAWFDWRRTGIPAVTAGPDNVNGGKVPVRFAYPRSEQTLNAASLTEAVARQGADTYNTPVWWDK, translated from the coding sequence ATGAAAAAGATAAAACTATATATACTGATCATGGCTGCGGGATTATTTTTCCTGCCTTCCTGTACAGACGATTTCGTAGAAAAAAATACCGATCCCAACGCTATCACAGATGTAACTCCTGATCTGTTATTGCCTGGAATTATCAGAACGGCAGTAAACCAGATGGTTGACCAGAGCTGGAGTATTGGCAATATTGTGATTCAGCATACGGCCAAAATCCAGTTTGTTTCGGAAGACCGTTATACCTGGGGCGACCGTGACGGGCTCTGGAACAATATGTATGATAACCTGCGCAATGTACAGTTGCTCATAGAATTGAGCGACCAGAATAATGCCAAAAATTACAAAGGAATTGCACTGATCATGCGTGCATGGATGTATTCGTTGCTGACTGATGCCTACGGTGATGTTCCGTATACAGAAGCTACCAAAGGCGTAACAGGCATATTTCAGCCTAAATACGAAACGCAGGAAGTAATTTATGCTGGTATTCTGAGCGATCTGAAAATTGCAAACGATTTACTCGGTCCGGGAGAGGTGGTAGTGGGCGATCTGATTTACAATGGTGACGTGGCCAAATGGAAAAAACTTGCCAATAGTCTGCGTCTTCGGTATTTGTTGCGAATTTCTAATGTAAAAGATGTAAAGGCAGAAATGCAGGCAATCCTGGCTGATGCAACGGCAACGCCAATTTTCAGCGAAGCCAATAAAAATGCTGATAATGGTACTTTACGTTACCTTACCTCTGCTCCTAACCAGTTTCCTTTATATACAGCGAGGTCTGGTTCGTTTGATGAATTCCGTTTGAGTAAGAACCTGGGTGATAAGCTGACTGCACTTGCTGATCCAAGGATTACTGTATTTGCACAGCCAACAGATGCATCAATTGCTGCAGGAACTCCAAAATATACGGGTGTTCCCAACGGCCTGAATGAGGTTGCAGCACTGGATTACGCAGGTGGCCCGAACAATGTTTCCCGTGCAGGAGCACTGTTTTACAAAGGTTCTATCACGGATCGAGGCCTGAACGTAGCGAAAGGATATATCATGGGTTATCCTGAATTACAATTTATACTGGCCGAGGCTGTCAAAAAAGGCCTGATTACCTCTGCTAAAACCGCACAATGGTATTATGAAGAAGGAGTAAAATCGGCATTTATTTATTCTGATGTAACTATACCTGCCAACTACCTGACAAGTGCTGGTGTTGCGTATAATGAGGCCAATGCATTGACACTGATTGGTACACAAAAATGGATCAGCTTGTTTTTTACCGGCCTCGAAGCATGGTTTGACTGGCGTCGTACGGGTATTCCAGCTGTTACTGCTGGGCCTGATAACGTAAACGGCGGAAAGGTTCCGGTTCGGTTTGCTTATCCGCGAAGTGAACAAACACTGAATGCAGCCAGTTTGACCGAAGCCGTTGCCAGACAAGGCGCTGATACCTATAACACGCCGGTTTGGTGGGATAAATGA
- a CDS encoding family 16 glycoside hydrolase: protein MQYLIHKISLLFLACPLMVAAQTGKGNYSPLPLKDLNSFETSGANWSVQSSISIHPAGFAKIKIQSGDGVLVGNAGNPITTKLKANDLRLSLEFMVSSGAEGNIVLPGGQKIRLSDSYQQKTANALTSGFIGQFPTQNAAKAPGLWQTIEVAYDASLPQLPNSARLNSLNLNGVTVLETVYLPTTKSVTSPEPLALEVTKGTIAFRNIGYQLLASSKPLILSNLAYKVYSDKWDSKEVYSKLDHEGKSAVLTQEVTNGMREFHLMYEGDMVVAEAGDYIFTTIYSGNIFSLDVDGKSVISNGEATSQENYSGSVNLTQGTHKFKMHYSRFPWRQPALGLRVEKAGIRPYDLHVLSSLPEPEPKPYIGVIPEMRPEMVRSFVLLDGEKNKRTHCISVGSPAGWNYTVDLGRGALLQAWRGNFANVTEMWYERGEPQLLAPAGLTAPVSGKSSLAILENINTTWPDSSNINFLGYKIDAKGFPGFRYGIGSATISDQLVSDNNGITRTFLVEGTPQGSLYSLMGSGKDIVMIEKGLYQVDNRYYIQVDKKAKVVLRPAGENKELLLPVSTTTSYMMFW, encoded by the coding sequence ATGCAGTATTTGATTCATAAAATCTCTCTTCTTTTCCTGGCTTGTCCGCTCATGGTGGCAGCTCAGACCGGAAAAGGAAACTATTCCCCCTTACCCCTTAAAGACCTCAATTCGTTTGAAACCAGCGGTGCCAACTGGTCTGTTCAGAGCAGTATTTCAATTCATCCGGCCGGTTTTGCCAAGATCAAAATACAATCAGGCGATGGAGTTTTGGTAGGAAATGCAGGAAATCCTATTACCACCAAACTGAAAGCAAATGATCTGCGGTTGTCACTTGAATTCATGGTTTCGTCGGGAGCCGAAGGAAACATTGTGTTACCAGGCGGGCAAAAAATCCGCTTGTCCGACAGCTATCAGCAAAAAACCGCCAATGCATTGACTTCTGGTTTCATTGGCCAGTTTCCAACGCAAAATGCTGCAAAAGCACCCGGATTATGGCAAACCATTGAAGTCGCTTACGATGCCTCACTTCCTCAGTTACCCAATTCCGCGCGATTAAATTCACTGAATCTTAATGGTGTAACTGTTTTGGAAACAGTTTATTTACCAACAACTAAATCGGTGACAAGTCCGGAACCGCTCGCTTTGGAAGTAACTAAAGGAACAATCGCTTTCCGTAATATTGGTTATCAGTTACTTGCAAGCAGTAAGCCACTTATTCTTTCGAATCTGGCCTACAAGGTTTATTCGGATAAATGGGATAGCAAGGAAGTATACAGCAAGCTTGATCATGAAGGCAAATCGGCTGTTCTTACTCAGGAAGTGACAAATGGGATGCGTGAATTTCACCTGATGTACGAAGGTGATATGGTGGTGGCTGAAGCAGGAGATTATATATTTACAACTATTTATTCGGGTAATATCTTTTCCCTGGATGTGGATGGAAAAAGTGTTATTTCCAATGGTGAAGCTACTTCTCAGGAAAACTATTCGGGTTCAGTTAATCTGACACAGGGAACCCATAAATTTAAAATGCATTACTCGCGTTTCCCATGGAGACAACCTGCATTGGGATTACGTGTAGAAAAGGCGGGAATCAGGCCTTATGATTTGCACGTACTTTCCTCACTACCAGAGCCGGAACCAAAACCTTACATTGGAGTGATACCTGAAATGCGTCCTGAAATGGTGCGCTCTTTCGTATTGCTGGATGGAGAAAAAAACAAAAGGACACATTGTATTTCGGTAGGAAGCCCTGCCGGCTGGAATTACACAGTTGACCTTGGACGGGGTGCATTGTTACAGGCATGGCGCGGAAATTTTGCCAATGTAACCGAAATGTGGTACGAACGTGGTGAACCTCAGCTATTAGCTCCCGCTGGTCTTACAGCTCCGGTTTCAGGAAAAAGCAGTCTTGCTATTCTTGAAAATATAAATACAACATGGCCGGATTCTTCAAATATTAACTTTTTAGGATATAAAATTGATGCAAAAGGCTTTCCAGGATTCAGATACGGAATTGGTTCGGCTACGATCAGCGACCAGTTGGTATCTGATAACAATGGCATCACACGTACTTTTTTGGTTGAAGGAACTCCACAAGGCTCACTGTATTCATTGATGGGAAGTGGTAAAGATATTGTGATGATTGAAAAGGGGCTTTATCAGGTTGATAACCGTTACTATATCCAGGTAGACAAAAAAGCAAAAGTTGTACTTCGTCCCGCTGGTGAAAATAAAGAATTGTTATTGCCTGTTTCAACGACAACGAGTTACATGATGTTTTGGTAG
- a CDS encoding plastocyanin/azurin family copper-binding protein: MKNIILTTLISLGCNAVQAQSRQNKEDDFYRIVTIPIPENIKMEVGGLQALPDGRLAASTRRGDVWMIGNPYLKGDGQPSFHRFASGLHEPLGLLYRGKDFLISQRGEVTRLADTDNDGVADVYDSFAKWPLSGNYHQYSYGPVKLPNGEMIVTLNLDWIGKGASQSKWRGWMLKLGEDGSLTPYATGLRSPSSFGSYKGEIFYTENQGDWVGSGRMTQLNKGDFAGNPAGLRWSSEPGSPVSLKPEDIPDTNEPLYDVAKRTPGLKIPAVWFPHTLIGISTAGFVEDLTNGAFGPFTGQMFAGDQGHSNISRIDLEKVNGVWQGTVFPFREGFMSGILRLEWGLDGSVFVGQTSRGWSATGKEEFGIQRLVWTGKMPFEMKTVRSMPDGFEITFTRPVDKKTAADQESYKLNSFTYEYHHTYGSPIVNTKEVPLKGIIVSDDGLKVRLVLDPAVLRKGYIHEIKAEGVRATEGNGLLHATGYYTLNEIASGNAASSAQFTTTVKAVAMDHSNHSVTETVAVASTAASAKRVTEMPASWTTGPDQTIIIGTVPGLKFDISEIQVKAGSKIKLVFNNNDDMLHNLVITKPGKVNEVGEAGLNLGLKGSEMNYVPKTSDVLFHSNIVEPEKSESIYFVAPKQAATYTYVCTFPGHYTLMQGKLNVVK, translated from the coding sequence ATGAAAAATATAATATTAACCACGCTGATTTCCCTGGGCTGCAACGCGGTACAGGCACAATCCAGGCAAAATAAGGAAGACGACTTTTACAGGATCGTGACCATTCCGATCCCTGAAAATATTAAAATGGAAGTGGGTGGCTTACAGGCACTTCCCGATGGCCGGCTTGCTGCATCCACACGTCGTGGTGATGTTTGGATGATCGGAAATCCATATCTCAAAGGTGACGGCCAGCCTTCATTTCACCGCTTTGCTTCAGGTTTACATGAACCATTAGGTTTGTTATACCGCGGTAAAGATTTTCTGATATCGCAGCGCGGCGAAGTTACCAGGCTTGCAGATACCGATAATGACGGTGTAGCAGATGTATACGATTCTTTTGCAAAATGGCCGCTTTCAGGCAATTATCATCAATATTCTTACGGCCCGGTAAAACTTCCGAACGGTGAAATGATCGTGACCTTAAACCTTGACTGGATTGGAAAAGGTGCAAGTCAGTCCAAATGGAGGGGCTGGATGCTAAAATTAGGCGAAGACGGTTCGCTTACGCCTTATGCAACCGGACTCCGTTCCCCATCTTCTTTCGGGAGTTATAAAGGAGAAATTTTTTATACCGAAAATCAGGGTGACTGGGTTGGTTCAGGCCGTATGACACAATTGAATAAAGGAGATTTTGCCGGAAATCCTGCTGGTTTGAGATGGAGCAGCGAACCGGGTTCTCCTGTATCATTAAAACCAGAAGATATTCCAGATACCAATGAACCTTTATATGATGTAGCAAAACGTACCCCAGGTCTTAAAATCCCGGCAGTTTGGTTTCCGCATACTTTAATAGGAATTTCCACAGCTGGATTTGTAGAAGATCTGACTAATGGTGCATTTGGGCCATTTACCGGACAAATGTTTGCTGGTGACCAGGGACATAGTAACATAAGCCGTATTGATCTTGAAAAAGTGAACGGTGTTTGGCAGGGAACTGTTTTCCCTTTCCGCGAAGGATTTATGTCAGGAATTCTGCGACTGGAATGGGGCCTGGACGGTTCTGTTTTTGTAGGACAAACCAGTCGTGGGTGGTCAGCAACAGGTAAGGAAGAGTTTGGTATACAAAGACTTGTCTGGACTGGAAAAATGCCGTTCGAAATGAAGACCGTTCGTTCTATGCCAGATGGTTTTGAAATAACTTTCACAAGGCCGGTCGATAAAAAAACAGCAGCTGATCAGGAATCCTATAAACTGAATAGTTTCACTTACGAATACCATCATACTTACGGAAGTCCGATCGTAAATACCAAGGAAGTTCCTCTGAAAGGTATTATTGTTTCCGACGATGGCCTGAAAGTGAGACTGGTACTCGATCCTGCGGTTTTGCGTAAAGGTTACATTCACGAAATAAAAGCGGAAGGAGTACGAGCAACAGAGGGAAATGGCTTGTTACATGCTACCGGTTATTACACACTGAACGAAATTGCAAGCGGAAATGCTGCCAGCAGTGCACAGTTTACAACAACCGTTAAAGCAGTTGCCATGGATCACAGTAACCATTCTGTGACTGAAACAGTAGCAGTAGCCTCAACAGCGGCTTCTGCAAAACGCGTAACCGAAATGCCTGCTAGCTGGACAACCGGGCCAGACCAGACCATTATTATCGGGACTGTTCCCGGACTGAAATTTGATATTTCAGAAATACAGGTAAAAGCTGGCAGTAAAATCAAACTTGTATTCAATAACAATGACGATATGCTTCACAATCTGGTGATTACCAAACCAGGTAAAGTGAATGAAGTAGGTGAAGCCGGACTAAATCTTGGCTTAAAAGGGTCTGAGATGAATTATGTACCTAAAACCAGTGATGTTCTGTTCCATAGCAATATCGTAGAACCGGAAAAATCAGAATCCATTTATTTTGTTGCACCAAAACAGGCTGCAACCTATACTTACGTATGTACATTCCCTGGACATTATACTCTGATGCAGGGTAAACTGAATGTAGTAAAATAG
- a CDS encoding SusC/RagA family TonB-linked outer membrane protein: protein MKKYRKLSWLKCSIFSIVFYQLLIVHISANLSLAGTLLHYNGKFNSFPDRTVTGKVSDEKGQPLPGVSIVVKSTKTGTATNTEGTFQLNVPEGDGTLIFSYVGYIAQEVQIGTRTDFDVVLKPDVRNLEMVVVTALGIKRDAKKLGYSTATVNAEELTTNRTTNLGNSLQGKVAGLNVSPPASGPGGSSKIRIRGQSSFGGNNSPLIIVNGIPINNSSVSAGGSNGNGTGNPTGGSSDSGDGLQSINQDDIESMTVLKGAAAAALYGFRAKDGAIIITTKSGSKSSGIGVEINSNFQAQEALDYTDFQYEYGQGEFGKRPTTTAEAQSSGVFAFGEKLDGAPTPQFDGSMKPYSAHKDRIKKFYRTGTNFTNSVALSGGNDKGNFRLSFANTDANAIIPNSDYHKKIFNLGLTYKFTPKLSAQLNANYSNEFNHNPPQIGIQDMNANTTIYTLATSIDTDWLKNRKDVNGNEMPLARFTNRNNPYWVAYDRFENVRRDRIFGNTSVRYDVAKWLFVQGRIGQDYYTRPYNYNRPTGTRSIGAVNTGFNGYYYQDVATFRERNLDILIGGNKTFGDFGIDITLGGNQMLQISDNMSTAVTNFYVRDLYTIANGQIKNPNYGYSKKKVNSIYGAAEFSFRNYLYVNVTGRNDWFSTLNPQSNSYLYPSVSASFVFSQAFSKAPNWLNYGKIRAAYAEVGGDTDPYSDNLYYSINANPFNGTALGTIPSTVSPNANLRPLKVKETEVGLEFKTFDSRFNVDMSVYRKNTVDEILNVDISNTSGFSQTKVNVGKLRNQGIEFLVTIVPVRTENISWETGFNASYNISKVIELANNQPRLNVGTGEFFGTVSHELGMPLASLRGFDYKRDPQGKIITSGGLPMQGNLTTFGSAIPKWVGAWVNTLNIKGLRITTQIDFKSGNKIISNSNLNFLREGLSKSSLVGREGGVLLEGVNGDGSTNTTRVEAEQFYTAYRSTNLATPFIYNGSFIRWRSLSAGYDFSSFLKDKTFIKGLSLTAMCNNLWLIKKHIDNLDPEAQVSSSDNLQGIETHTLPTTRSYGLNLNLKF, encoded by the coding sequence ATGAAAAAATACCGAAAATTATCATGGCTGAAATGCAGCATTTTCTCAATAGTATTTTACCAATTATTAATTGTCCATATCTCCGCCAATTTATCCCTTGCCGGTACTTTACTGCATTACAATGGTAAATTTAATTCATTCCCAGACCGTACTGTAACCGGGAAAGTTTCCGATGAAAAAGGACAGCCATTGCCCGGTGTAAGTATTGTTGTAAAAAGTACTAAAACCGGAACGGCCACCAACACAGAAGGAACGTTTCAACTTAATGTTCCCGAAGGGGATGGAACTTTGATCTTTTCTTATGTCGGCTACATTGCCCAGGAAGTACAGATCGGCACACGAACCGATTTTGATGTTGTTTTAAAACCGGATGTACGTAATCTTGAAATGGTGGTGGTAACCGCATTGGGAATAAAACGTGATGCAAAAAAACTGGGCTATTCCACAGCAACCGTTAATGCAGAAGAGTTAACAACTAACCGTACCACCAACTTAGGAAACAGCCTGCAGGGAAAAGTGGCTGGTTTAAATGTTTCACCTCCTGCGAGTGGTCCCGGTGGTTCATCCAAAATCCGTATACGTGGACAGTCTTCCTTTGGTGGAAATAACTCTCCATTAATTATCGTAAACGGTATCCCAATCAATAACAGCAGCGTTTCGGCGGGAGGTTCCAATGGAAACGGAACGGGAAATCCAACGGGCGGTTCATCTGATTCAGGAGATGGTTTGCAAAGTATCAATCAGGACGACATCGAATCTATGACCGTTTTAAAAGGTGCGGCAGCAGCGGCTTTATATGGTTTCAGGGCTAAAGATGGTGCCATCATTATTACTACAAAAAGTGGAAGCAAATCGTCAGGAATTGGTGTAGAAATCAATTCGAATTTCCAGGCTCAGGAAGCTTTGGATTATACTGATTTTCAGTATGAATACGGTCAGGGTGAATTTGGAAAAAGGCCAACCACTACGGCAGAAGCTCAAAGTTCTGGTGTATTTGCATTCGGTGAAAAACTCGACGGCGCGCCAACCCCGCAATTCGACGGTTCGATGAAACCTTACAGTGCACACAAAGACCGCATCAAAAAGTTTTACCGGACAGGTACAAATTTCACAAATTCGGTGGCACTTTCAGGTGGTAATGACAAAGGTAATTTCCGGCTTTCCTTTGCCAATACGGATGCAAATGCCATTATTCCCAATTCTGATTATCATAAAAAGATCTTCAATCTGGGTCTGACCTATAAATTTACACCCAAACTTTCTGCCCAGCTCAACGCAAATTATTCCAACGAATTCAACCACAATCCGCCACAGATTGGTATCCAGGATATGAATGCCAATACAACGATCTACACCCTGGCAACAAGTATTGATACCGACTGGCTTAAAAACAGAAAGGATGTAAACGGTAATGAGATGCCACTGGCACGTTTTACTAACCGTAACAATCCATATTGGGTAGCATACGACAGATTTGAAAATGTCAGGCGCGACCGGATTTTTGGAAATACTTCAGTTCGTTATGATGTTGCCAAATGGCTGTTTGTTCAGGGACGGATTGGCCAGGATTATTATACCCGGCCATACAACTATAATCGTCCAACAGGAACCCGTTCGATTGGTGCGGTCAATACTGGATTTAATGGCTATTACTATCAGGATGTTGCTACTTTCCGTGAACGAAATCTGGATATATTAATTGGAGGCAACAAAACCTTTGGTGATTTTGGTATTGACATTACATTGGGTGGAAACCAGATGTTACAAATCAGTGATAATATGTCTACGGCCGTTACCAATTTTTATGTTCGCGACCTGTATACCATAGCCAACGGGCAAATTAAAAACCCTAATTACGGTTACAGCAAGAAAAAAGTAAATTCGATTTATGGTGCTGCCGAGTTTTCATTCCGAAACTATCTGTATGTGAATGTAACAGGCAGAAATGACTGGTTTTCTACGTTGAATCCGCAATCGAATAGTTATTTGTACCCGTCAGTGAGTGCTAGTTTTGTGTTTAGCCAGGCATTCAGCAAAGCACCTAACTGGCTGAATTATGGTAAAATCAGGGCAGCATATGCGGAAGTTGGCGGTGATACCGATCCGTATTCCGATAACCTGTATTATTCTATTAATGCCAATCCTTTTAACGGAACTGCCTTGGGAACAATACCTTCCACAGTAAGTCCTAATGCTAATTTGAGGCCGCTGAAAGTAAAGGAAACTGAGGTAGGCCTGGAATTTAAAACCTTTGACAGCCGCTTTAATGTAGACATGTCGGTGTACCGGAAAAATACGGTGGATGAAATCCTGAACGTCGACATTTCCAATACTTCCGGGTTCAGCCAAACCAAGGTTAACGTAGGAAAACTACGAAATCAGGGAATTGAATTTTTGGTAACTATTGTGCCTGTCAGAACTGAAAACATAAGCTGGGAAACCGGATTTAACGCCAGTTACAACATCAGTAAAGTAATAGAACTTGCTAATAACCAGCCCAGGCTCAATGTTGGAACAGGTGAATTCTTCGGAACGGTGTCGCACGAATTGGGCATGCCACTTGCTTCACTTCGCGGCTTCGATTATAAGAGAGATCCACAGGGAAAAATCATTACTTCGGGTGGCCTTCCAATGCAAGGTAATCTTACAACGTTTGGAAGTGCAATTCCAAAGTGGGTTGGCGCATGGGTAAATACACTTAATATCAAAGGATTACGAATTACAACCCAAATAGATTTCAAATCCGGAAACAAAATTATTTCAAATTCAAATCTGAACTTCCTGCGTGAAGGTTTGTCTAAATCCTCACTGGTCGGACGGGAAGGCGGCGTATTACTGGAAGGTGTAAATGGTGATGGAAGCACTAACACAACGCGTGTTGAAGCAGAACAATTTTATACCGCTTATAGAAGTACTAACCTGGCCACTCCCTTTATCTATAACGGAAGCTTTATCCGGTGGCGCAGCCTTTCAGCAGGTTATGATTTTTCAAGCTTTCTAAAAGATAAAACTTTCATCAAAGGATTAAGCCTGACCGCCATGTGCAACAACCTTTGGCTGATCAAAAAACATATTGATAATCTTGATCCCGAAGCCCAGGTTTCTTCTTCCGACAATTTGCAGGGAATTGAAACACATACACTTCCAACTACAAGAAGTTATGGCCTCAATTTAAACCTTAAATTCTAA
- a CDS encoding SusD/RagB family nutrient-binding outer membrane lipoprotein, which yields MKKIFIYLTIICVFAAASACDSGFEDVNKNPVLATTTDPVYLFSNAQFGSAIATQNYQMQIVQQINTPYTGVLEGGNHNAVSDPNSNANFNSLYLQNGPVNLLTTVIYFTKDNPARSNLYNMARIWKAYVFMVLVDTYGDVPYFEAGKAFLEGINLPKYDDQKIIYEDILKELEEGTKALDATKSIESGDLFYKGNIAQWKKLGNSLLLRAGMRYSKIDAAKAKTIVLKAADPANGGLLSANSDNALIAFNSTFNHPLANYFQGTERGNVYLGKAFVDYLKTTNDPRLKVISVKYETPGNPIATAGAENKTPADQEGMPYGYNESTILTSPGFPGKIGSAFKYSQINRRTLGKIDAPEFFITYSQIQLLLAEAVVRGWITGDVKTLYETGVKAHMDQITNYDVSAAISAADQSAYITANPFVATKGLELINNQYWISSFLNGSEAWANFRRSGFPTLPINTYPGKDPSVKDFIRRLVYPVLEKSVNEVNYKEAVSRMGPDELGTPLFWDK from the coding sequence ATGAAAAAAATATTCATATATCTGACAATCATTTGCGTATTCGCGGCTGCATCGGCCTGTGACAGCGGTTTCGAGGATGTTAATAAAAATCCGGTCCTCGCAACTACAACTGATCCGGTTTACCTTTTTTCTAATGCACAATTCGGTTCCGCCATTGCTACCCAGAATTATCAGATGCAGATTGTCCAGCAGATAAATACTCCATACACAGGTGTGCTGGAAGGTGGAAATCACAATGCTGTTTCTGATCCCAATTCTAACGCAAATTTCAATTCGCTGTATCTGCAAAATGGCCCGGTAAATCTTTTGACAACCGTTATTTACTTTACAAAAGACAATCCGGCACGAAGCAATTTGTATAATATGGCCAGGATCTGGAAAGCATATGTGTTCATGGTTTTAGTAGATACCTACGGAGATGTTCCTTATTTTGAAGCCGGAAAAGCATTTCTGGAAGGTATAAATTTGCCAAAATACGATGACCAGAAAATCATTTATGAGGATATTCTGAAAGAACTTGAAGAAGGAACAAAAGCTTTGGATGCTACCAAATCCATTGAAAGCGGAGACCTTTTTTACAAGGGAAACATAGCTCAATGGAAAAAACTGGGGAATTCCTTGTTGCTGCGTGCTGGGATGCGTTATTCCAAAATTGATGCGGCAAAAGCGAAGACAATTGTTTTAAAAGCAGCCGATCCAGCCAATGGCGGTTTACTTAGTGCCAACTCTGATAATGCTTTAATTGCGTTTAACAGCACTTTCAATCATCCGCTGGCCAATTATTTTCAGGGCACCGAACGTGGAAATGTATATCTGGGCAAAGCATTTGTAGATTATCTTAAAACTACGAACGATCCGCGTTTAAAAGTTATTTCCGTAAAATACGAAACACCCGGAAATCCTATCGCAACAGCTGGGGCAGAAAATAAAACGCCTGCCGATCAGGAAGGTATGCCTTATGGTTATAATGAATCAACGATCCTGACTTCACCGGGTTTTCCTGGAAAAATCGGTTCGGCATTTAAATATTCACAGATCAACAGGAGAACACTGGGCAAAATAGACGCACCGGAATTTTTTATTACCTATTCCCAAATACAGCTGCTGCTGGCAGAAGCTGTGGTAAGAGGCTGGATTACAGGAGATGTAAAAACATTGTATGAAACGGGCGTCAAAGCACATATGGATCAAATTACAAATTACGACGTGTCAGCGGCAATTAGTGCGGCAGATCAGTCCGCTTACATTACTGCCAATCCTTTTGTTGCAACCAAGGGGCTCGAATTAATCAATAACCAATATTGGATCTCCTCATTTTTAAACGGTTCCGAAGCCTGGGCCAATTTCAGGAGAAGTGGATTTCCAACACTGCCGATCAATACTTATCCTGGTAAAGATCCTTCTGTAAAAGATTTCATTCGCAGACTGGTATACCCTGTTCTTGAAAAATCAGTCAACGAAGTGAATTATAAGGAAGCTGTGTCACGAATGGGGCCTGATGAATTGGGAACACCGCTGTTTTGGGATAAATAA